A single genomic interval of Zingiber officinale cultivar Zhangliang chromosome 4A, Zo_v1.1, whole genome shotgun sequence harbors:
- the LOC121971868 gene encoding protein FAR1-RELATED SEQUENCE 6-like isoform X2 has product MQGIEGPSARQRKPRRPALSLNSQDVTGDSAMDGIEGMDADELIDDNVGDEIDDRVPEVGMVFKNHQEVSRFYKRYARRVGFGIAIRRSAFTEDGHCLYLELMCCKGGRKRPEPKYRKRNSAKTNCPARIKVKLWGDGMLHLVVANIDHNHPVSPSMARFLTCYKQLSGAAKKRADRNNGEADEPRLPPTMPLDRLSALEELLFSESEHKSFVERGRLKLGEGDAEALRLFFTRMQAKNTNFFNVMDLDEEGSVRNVFWADARSRAAHQYYNDVVMLDTTYVTNKYDLPLATFVGVNHHGQLVLLGCCLLSDDTMETYVWLFKAWIACMYGEFPKALVTDQSKGIQNAVAQVLPNVRHRMCLSQIMKRVPEKLGGSADYRAINKAMQKAIYDSLTADEFEEDWARMVDIYGLQGNEWIRSLYEFRHSWVPVYLKETFWAGMSTTQRNETIVAFFDGHIEAKTSLKQFLSKYEMALLDKYEKEAQADFETFHKRRPSVSKFYMEEQLSRVFTLNMFKKFQDEIEAIMYCHASLLKVDGPISTFDVRECIFLDDGKRTMNKNHGVLFNTEEKEIQCICGSFQFRGILCRHALSVLKLQQVHEIPSQYVINRWKKDFKRLHVLAQSSDDVIANNRIDRYDYLSMRCLQLVEVGVLSDKYQLALRLIKEMEKFLLSDNTYDDTQPKIKPRIPKANRLIQNRKQNVGTSVISENGNAVQQLGGLMQLNEGHPSLGITKATDFQVLPTPYLATQIRPQQNTKPTEGGNPTVLPRSQFGLSMNGNQATVRPGIVYMFPGGFDPQTFGNGPLMPWIYQPVLQATQNPKDPLAPGPPKRRRKIFRDQKPVESTQDPKEAPVATTS; this is encoded by the exons ATGCAGGGCATAGAAGGACCCAGCGCCCGACAGAGAAAACCCAGAAGGCCCGCCCTTTCTCTCAACTCTCAG gATGTGACGGGAGATAGTGCCATGGACGGAATTGAAGGAATGGACGCTGATGAATTGATTGATGATAATGTCGGGGATGAAATTGACGACAGAGTTCCTGAGGTGGGCATGGTGTTCAAAAATCATCAAGAGGTGTCTAGATTCTACAAGCGATATGCTCGCCGGGTGGGGTTTGGCATTGCCATAAGAAGATCTGCCTTCACGGAAGATGGACATTGCTTGTACTTAGAATTGATGTGCTGCAAAGGGGGCCGGAAGCGACCAGAGCCCAAGTATCGGAAGCGCAACTCAGCAAAAACAAATTGTCCAGCTAGGATTAAAGTTAAGCTATGGGGTGATGGGATGCTTCACTTGGTTGTGGCGAACATTGACCACAACCACCCTGTTAGCCCCTCCATGGCAAGGTTCTTGACTTGTTATAAGCAGTTATCAGGCGCTGCCAAGAAGCGTGCTGATCGAAACAATGGAGAGGCTGATGAGCCAAGATTGCCGCCAACTATGCCACTTGATAGATTAAGTGCGCTTGAAGAACTACTCTTTAGCGAGAGTGAGCATAAGAGTTTTGTGGAAAGAGGTAGATTAAAGCTTGGGGAAGGGGATGCTGAAGCCCTTCGTCTTTTTTTCACCCGAATGCAGGCAAAGAATACAAATTTCTTCAATGTCATGGATTTGGATGAGGAAGGGAGTGTGAGAAATGTCTTCTGGGCAGATGCACGGTCAAGGGCTGCACATCAATATTACAATGATGTCGTCATGCTAGATACAACATATGTGACAAATAAATATGATTTGCCTCTTGCTACATTTGTTGGGGTGAACCATCATGGCCAGTTGGTTCTATTGGGTTGCTGCTTGCTATCAGATGACACCATGGAGACATATGTATGGTTGTTTAAGGCATGGATAGCATGTATGTATGGAGAGTTCCCCAAGGCGCTTGTTACTGATCAATCCAAGGGCATTCAGAATGCTGTTGCTCAAGTTCTCCCCAATGTTCGCCATCGCATGTGCCTGTCACAGATAATGAAAAGAGTACCTGAAAAATTAGGTGGGTCAGCAGATTATAGAGCCATTAACAAGGCAATGCAAAAGGCTATCTATGATTCCTTAACAGCTGATGAGTTTGAAGAAGATTGGGCAAGGATGGTTGACATATATGGACTTCAAGGTAATGAATGGATCAGATCATTGTATGAATTCCGGCATTCTTGGGTCCCTGTATATCTAAAAGAAACATTTTGGGCTGGCATGTCTACCACCCAGCGTAATGAGACTATAGTTGCATTTTTTGATGGCCATATTGAAGCAAAGACTTCTTTGAAGCAATTTCTTAGTAAATACGAGATGGCATTACTGGATAAATATGAAAAGGAAGCTCAAGCAGATTTTGAGACATTTCACAAGCGACGACCTTCTGTGTCTAAATTTTACATGGAAGAACAACTTTCCAGAGTATTCACACTTAATATGTTTAAGAAGTTTCAAGATGAGATTGAGGCCATAATGTACTGTCATGCATCGCTGCTCAAGGTAGATGGACCTATATCTACTTTTGATGTCAGGGAATGTATTTTTCTTGATGATGGCAAGAGGACAATGAACAAGAACCATGGAGTTTTATTCAACACAGAAGAGAAGGAGATTCAGTGCATATGCGGTTCGTTTCAGTTTAGAGGGATCTTATGCAGGCATGCCTTGTCTGTGCTCAAGTTGCAGCAAGTGCATGAAATTCCATCCCAGTATGTTATCAACCGGTGGAAAAAGGATTTCAAGCGATTGCATGTTCTAGCTCAATCTTCAGATGATGTCATTGCTAATAATAGAATTGATCGATATGATTACTTATCAATGCGATGTCTTCAACTTGTTGAAGTAGGAGTCTTGTCAGATAAATATCAATTAGCTCTTAGATTAATAAAAGAGATGGAGAAGTTTCTTCTAAGTGATAACACATATGATGATACACAGCCCAAGATTAAGCCTCGTATTCCTAAAGCAAATCGATTGATCCAGAATCGCAAGCAAAATGTTGGAACTAGTGTGATATCTGAAAATGGAAATGCAGTGCAGCAGCTTGGTGGTCTTATGCAGTTGAATGAGGGACAT CCTTCTCTAGGAATCACAAAGGCTACTGATTTTCAAGTTCTTCCAACTCCATATCTTGCCACCCAAATCAGGCCACAACAAAATACAAAACCCACG GAAGGAGGAAATCCAACTGTCTTGCCTCGTAGTCAATTTGGTTTGTCGATGAATGGAAACCAAGCAACAGTTCGACCAGGCATTGTGTATATGTTCCCG GGTGGATTTGACCCACAGACATTTGGAAATGGACCTTTGATGCCATGGATCTATCAGCCGGTGCTCCAA GCTACTCAGAACCCAAAGGATCCTCTGGCACCAGGTCCTCCTAAAAGGAGACGGAAAATATTCCGTGATCAAAAACCTGTGGAATCAACTCAAGATCCAAAAGAAGCACCTGTTGCAACAACTAGTTAA
- the LOC121971868 gene encoding protein FAR1-RELATED SEQUENCE 6-like isoform X1 — protein MQGIEGPSARQRKPRRPALSLNSQDVTGDSAMDGIEGMDADELIDDNVGDEIDDRVPEVGMVFKNHQEVSRFYKRYARRVGFGIAIRRSAFTEDGHCLYLELMCCKGGRKRPEPKYRKRNSAKTNCPARIKVKLWGDGMLHLVVANIDHNHPVSPSMARFLTCYKQLSGAAKKRADRNNGEADEPRLPPTMPLDRLSALEELLFSESEHKSFVERGRLKLGEGDAEALRLFFTRMQAKNTNFFNVMDLDEEGSVRNVFWADARSRAAHQYYNDVVMLDTTYVTNKYDLPLATFVGVNHHGQLVLLGCCLLSDDTMETYVWLFKAWIACMYGEFPKALVTDQSKGIQNAVAQVLPNVRHRMCLSQIMKRVPEKLGGSADYRAINKAMQKAIYDSLTADEFEEDWARMVDIYGLQGNEWIRSLYEFRHSWVPVYLKETFWAGMSTTQRNETIVAFFDGHIEAKTSLKQFLSKYEMALLDKYEKEAQADFETFHKRRPSVSKFYMEEQLSRVFTLNMFKKFQDEIEAIMYCHASLLKVDGPISTFDVRECIFLDDGKRTMNKNHGVLFNTEEKEIQCICGSFQFRGILCRHALSVLKLQQVHEIPSQYVINRWKKDFKRLHVLAQSSDDVIANNRIDRYDYLSMRCLQLVEVGVLSDKYQLALRLIKEMEKFLLSDNTYDDTQPKIKPRIPKANRLIQNRKQNVGTSVISENGNAVQQLGGLMQLNEGHPSLGITKATDFQVLPTPYLATQIRPQQNTKPTVLIMLSSCSTLIFWQIYLASHTLFWKLCLQQEGGNPTVLPRSQFGLSMNGNQATVRPGIVYMFPGGFDPQTFGNGPLMPWIYQPVLQATQNPKDPLAPGPPKRRRKIFRDQKPVESTQDPKEAPVATTS, from the exons ATGCAGGGCATAGAAGGACCCAGCGCCCGACAGAGAAAACCCAGAAGGCCCGCCCTTTCTCTCAACTCTCAG gATGTGACGGGAGATAGTGCCATGGACGGAATTGAAGGAATGGACGCTGATGAATTGATTGATGATAATGTCGGGGATGAAATTGACGACAGAGTTCCTGAGGTGGGCATGGTGTTCAAAAATCATCAAGAGGTGTCTAGATTCTACAAGCGATATGCTCGCCGGGTGGGGTTTGGCATTGCCATAAGAAGATCTGCCTTCACGGAAGATGGACATTGCTTGTACTTAGAATTGATGTGCTGCAAAGGGGGCCGGAAGCGACCAGAGCCCAAGTATCGGAAGCGCAACTCAGCAAAAACAAATTGTCCAGCTAGGATTAAAGTTAAGCTATGGGGTGATGGGATGCTTCACTTGGTTGTGGCGAACATTGACCACAACCACCCTGTTAGCCCCTCCATGGCAAGGTTCTTGACTTGTTATAAGCAGTTATCAGGCGCTGCCAAGAAGCGTGCTGATCGAAACAATGGAGAGGCTGATGAGCCAAGATTGCCGCCAACTATGCCACTTGATAGATTAAGTGCGCTTGAAGAACTACTCTTTAGCGAGAGTGAGCATAAGAGTTTTGTGGAAAGAGGTAGATTAAAGCTTGGGGAAGGGGATGCTGAAGCCCTTCGTCTTTTTTTCACCCGAATGCAGGCAAAGAATACAAATTTCTTCAATGTCATGGATTTGGATGAGGAAGGGAGTGTGAGAAATGTCTTCTGGGCAGATGCACGGTCAAGGGCTGCACATCAATATTACAATGATGTCGTCATGCTAGATACAACATATGTGACAAATAAATATGATTTGCCTCTTGCTACATTTGTTGGGGTGAACCATCATGGCCAGTTGGTTCTATTGGGTTGCTGCTTGCTATCAGATGACACCATGGAGACATATGTATGGTTGTTTAAGGCATGGATAGCATGTATGTATGGAGAGTTCCCCAAGGCGCTTGTTACTGATCAATCCAAGGGCATTCAGAATGCTGTTGCTCAAGTTCTCCCCAATGTTCGCCATCGCATGTGCCTGTCACAGATAATGAAAAGAGTACCTGAAAAATTAGGTGGGTCAGCAGATTATAGAGCCATTAACAAGGCAATGCAAAAGGCTATCTATGATTCCTTAACAGCTGATGAGTTTGAAGAAGATTGGGCAAGGATGGTTGACATATATGGACTTCAAGGTAATGAATGGATCAGATCATTGTATGAATTCCGGCATTCTTGGGTCCCTGTATATCTAAAAGAAACATTTTGGGCTGGCATGTCTACCACCCAGCGTAATGAGACTATAGTTGCATTTTTTGATGGCCATATTGAAGCAAAGACTTCTTTGAAGCAATTTCTTAGTAAATACGAGATGGCATTACTGGATAAATATGAAAAGGAAGCTCAAGCAGATTTTGAGACATTTCACAAGCGACGACCTTCTGTGTCTAAATTTTACATGGAAGAACAACTTTCCAGAGTATTCACACTTAATATGTTTAAGAAGTTTCAAGATGAGATTGAGGCCATAATGTACTGTCATGCATCGCTGCTCAAGGTAGATGGACCTATATCTACTTTTGATGTCAGGGAATGTATTTTTCTTGATGATGGCAAGAGGACAATGAACAAGAACCATGGAGTTTTATTCAACACAGAAGAGAAGGAGATTCAGTGCATATGCGGTTCGTTTCAGTTTAGAGGGATCTTATGCAGGCATGCCTTGTCTGTGCTCAAGTTGCAGCAAGTGCATGAAATTCCATCCCAGTATGTTATCAACCGGTGGAAAAAGGATTTCAAGCGATTGCATGTTCTAGCTCAATCTTCAGATGATGTCATTGCTAATAATAGAATTGATCGATATGATTACTTATCAATGCGATGTCTTCAACTTGTTGAAGTAGGAGTCTTGTCAGATAAATATCAATTAGCTCTTAGATTAATAAAAGAGATGGAGAAGTTTCTTCTAAGTGATAACACATATGATGATACACAGCCCAAGATTAAGCCTCGTATTCCTAAAGCAAATCGATTGATCCAGAATCGCAAGCAAAATGTTGGAACTAGTGTGATATCTGAAAATGGAAATGCAGTGCAGCAGCTTGGTGGTCTTATGCAGTTGAATGAGGGACAT CCTTCTCTAGGAATCACAAAGGCTACTGATTTTCAAGTTCTTCCAACTCCATATCTTGCCACCCAAATCAGGCCACAACAAAATACAAAACCCACGGTTCTCATTATGTTGTCTTCGTGCTCTACATTAATATTCTGGCAGATTTACCTGGCATCACATACCCTTTTTTGGAAATTATGTTTGCAACAGGAAGGAGGAAATCCAACTGTCTTGCCTCGTAGTCAATTTGGTTTGTCGATGAATGGAAACCAAGCAACAGTTCGACCAGGCATTGTGTATATGTTCCCG GGTGGATTTGACCCACAGACATTTGGAAATGGACCTTTGATGCCATGGATCTATCAGCCGGTGCTCCAA GCTACTCAGAACCCAAAGGATCCTCTGGCACCAGGTCCTCCTAAAAGGAGACGGAAAATATTCCGTGATCAAAAACCTGTGGAATCAACTCAAGATCCAAAAGAAGCACCTGTTGCAACAACTAGTTAA